CTCTCTGAAACCTCTGAAGTGTATGGCGCCGAACATTTATTGACCCGCCGTGCTGTCACTAAAGACGTTGCTCAAAAACTCATCGACCGAATTCATTGGTGGGAAGACTATTGCGCTCGCAATGGTGGAGAGATGGATAACAACCCAAGTCCCGGTAATAAAAGTGGCGGCTTGACTACGATTCTTGAAAAATCATTGGGTGCTGTGGCAAAAGGTGGCAGTGCGCCACTTACCGATGTTTATTTGTTCGGAGAAACCATTGATAAAAAAGGTTTCGTGTTTATGGACAGTCCAGGTTTTGATCCTTGTTCGGTGACTGGGCAAGTGGCATCTGGCGCCAATATGATCATTTTTACCACAGGACGAGGCTCTGTTTCAGGCTATAAACCGACTCCCTGTATTAAATTGGCGACCAATACTGAAATGTACAGTCGTCTTCAGGAAGACATGGACCTGAACTGTGGTGACATAGTCACCGGCGGTGTTTCTATAGAAGAAAAAGGTGCTGAGTTGTTTGAGTTAATTATTCGAATAGCCTCTGGTGAAGAAACAAAAAGTGAAGCGCTTGGCTTTGGTGGGGCAGAGTTTGTGCCTTGGCAAATTGGCGCTGTGATGTAACTGAGATTATGCAACTGAAATTATGTAACTGGGGCTATGTAATGGAAATTATGTCGCTGAGGTTATTACTCAAATGAGAAACGGAGAAACGATTGTGAGACTTAAAGGCAAAACAATATTAATAACAGCCGCTGGTCAAGGAATTGGTAGAGCAAGTGCTGAAGCCTGTTTAAGAGAAGGGGCGAACGTTATCGCCACAGACATTAATAAAGAGGCTTTGCAAAAACTGCAGTCTGACTGCCCACAGATTCAGACGCATTTATTAGATGTAACGGATAGCAATGCGATAAAAGCCTTTGCTAAGACGCTGCCTAATCTAGATGGCTTGTTCAATTGTGCGGGTTTTGTTCACAATGGCACCGTATTGGATATCTCTGATGAAGATTGGGATTTCAGTATGAATCTCAATGTCACTTCAATGATGCGTATGTGTCGTACTTTTTTACCGGGCATGTTGGAACAAGCAAAAATCACAGGCTCGTCTTCGATTGTCAATATGGCTTCTATGGCATCGTCTATTAAAGGCTTTCCTATGCGTACTGCCTACGGTGCGAGTAAGGCCGCGGTGATTGGGTTGACCAAAGGTATTGCAGCGGATTTTGTGAAAAAAGGCATTCGCTGTAATTCGGTTAATCCTGGAACCGTTAATACCCCTTCTCTGCAAGGTCGAATTTCTTCTGCACCAGATCCAGTACAAGCAGAAAAAGATTTTATCGCCCGCCAGCCAATGGGGCGTCTTGCTGAAGTGGATGACATTACTCCGATGGTTGTATTTTTATTATCTGATGAGAGCCTGTGTATTACTGGGCAGTCTTTATCTGTTGATGGCGGAGTGACAATTTAGCGATGTTTGACGCTGAATGTTTGAATCAACTCACCACTATGGAGTGAAGATGATGTCTCTATTGGTTGAAATGCATGGAATTGAAAAGCGATTCCCCGGTGTTTATTGCCTTAAAGGCGTAGGTTTTGAACTGCGCTCGGGTGAAGTGCATGCTCTTATGGGAGAAAACGGAGCAGGCAAATCGACATTAATGAAAATACTGTCTGGCGTGTATCAGCGCGATGGCGGTACGGTCAAAGTGAATGGTTCATTGGTGGAATTTGATGGGCCTAAAGAGGCACAAGATGCCGGTGTTGGCATTATTCACCAAGAACTGAGTCTGATGAACGACTTAACAGTTGCTCAGAATGTCTTTATTGGTCGTGAGCCACGTTCTTTATTTGGCATTATTAATGAAAAGAAATTGAATCAACAGGCGCAAACAATTTTTCAAAAAATGAATTTTGATCTTGATCCGATTACTGAAGTAAGCCAGTTAACGGTGGCGAAACAGCAAATGATCGAGATTGCCAAAGCCTTGTCGTATAAATCTCGCATCCTAATAATGGATGAGCCAACGGCAGCACTCAATGACGCTGAAATTGCAGAACTCTTTACCATTATTCAATCTTTGAAAGCAGAAGGTGTAGGGATTATTTACATCAGTCATAAGATGGATGAGATCAAGCAAATTGCAGATCGTGTCACTGTGATGCGTGATGGTGAATACATAGACACAGTGGAAGCTAAAGACACGCCTTTATCGAAAATCATCTCCATGATGGTGGGTCGAGAAGTGAAAGACGAAAACGTTGATATACCTGATTTATCGGATTCCCCAGAGGTGCTTAGCGTTAAAAGCTTGAGTCGGGGGAAAGAGATTCAAGATGTGAGCTTCTCTCTTAAAAAAGGCGAAATATTAGGGTTTGCTGGCTTGATGGGAGCAGGGCGAACAGAAGTGGCTAGAGCCATTTTTGGTGCTGACGCGTTTGATTCTGGTGAAATTTGGGTGAATGGAAAACATTGCAACATTTCCACGCCAAGTGATGCTGTTGCAGCGGGTATTGGTTATTTATCAGAAGATCGTAAACATTTCGGTTTGGCACTAGGTATGGATGTAAGGGCAAATATATCCATGGCAACACTGGGTCGATTTATCAACACCTGTGGTGTGTTACAAGAAGCGGATATGGAAAAGGTCGCGAATGATTATATTGAAAAATTAGCGATTCGTACGCCGTCAGATACTCAAGAAGTGGGTTTTCTTTCCGGTGGTAATCAGCAAAAAGTCGTCATTGCAAAATGGTTGCTAAGAGATTGCGATATTCTCATTTTTGATGAGCCTACTCGCGGTATCGATGTTGGAGCGAAAGCAGAAATTTATAAGTTGCTTGAGGCGTTGGCAAAGCAAGGTAAAGCCATCATTGTTATTTCTTCAGAATTACCTGAAGTGATGCGCTTAAGTCATCGGATAGCAGTAATGTGTCAGGGTAAATTGACCGGAATATTACCCGGTGGAAAAGCAACAACGCAAGAACAAATCATGGCATTAGCCACACAGTAAACGGCTCGCAGGAGAACAAAAATAATGACAACCGAAAGCCAAACAGCATCACCAAGTCTGATTAGTAAACTGATAAAAATGAGCGCACATCAGCGAGTACTCGCCTTTGCGAGTTTAGTCATATTATTGGTGTTCTTTTCCGTTACTTCCCCTAACTTTATGCAAATGTCTAATATGCTGGCTATTTTGCAAGCCACATCTGTTAATGGCGTATTAGCGGTTGCTGCTACCTTAGTGATTATCTCTGGGGGTATCGATCTATCTGTCGGTACCTTGATGACGTTTACGGCCGTCGTCGCAGGCATATTATTAACAAATATGAACTTACCGCTGCCTGTTGGCGTGCTTGGGGCTATCTTAGCAGGTGCATTTTGTGGATTTTGCTCGGGCTCCTTTGTTGCCAAAATGAAAATCCCTCCTTTCATTGCCACCCTTGGCATGATGTTGATTTTAAAAGGCTTGTCTCTCGTGTTAAGTGGCGCACGCCCTATTTATTTCAATAACACAGAAGGCTATGACGCTATCTCTCGTGGCTCTTTAATTGGCGAGGTATTGCCTTTTTTACCGATTCCAAACGGCGTCTTAATTCTGTTTGTTGTTGCGGGTGTTGCCAGTTATGTTCTGAGTAAAACCGTTTTAGGCCGTTATTGCTTCGGGATTGGTTCTAATGAAGAAGCGGTGCGTTTGTCTGGTGTGAATACAGACCGCTGGAAAATTGCCATTTATGCGGTGGCTGGTGGTATTTGTGGCATAGCGGGTATTTTGATTTCTTCTCGATTGAATTCTGCGCAACCTGCATTGGGACTAGGTTATGAACTAGAAGCCATTGCCGCGGTTGTCATTGGTGGAACCTCATTATCCGGTGGTAGAGGCTCCATTATTGGTACGTTAATCGGTGCTTTAATTGTGGCCGTGTTAACGAATGGATTGCGGGTCTTATCGGTTGCACAAGAATGGCAAACGGTTATTACTGGGGTCATCATTATTCTTGCGGTATATGCCGATATGATGCGCCGTCAAAAATCAAAGTAATCAAAGTAATAAAAGTAATCAAAGTAATAAAAGTAATAAAAGAATGAATGTGAAAAATTGAGTGTTAATCGGTGACGTTAAGTCACCACAACAAAAGTAAACTTTGAAAATAAAAATAAACGGAGTAACTAATATGTTTTCACGTCGTACATTAATAGGCCTTGTCAGTGCTGTATCCATTATAGCGACATCATCAATGGTAAAAGCGGATGATCAGTTATATATCCCATTAGTTTCAAAGGGTTTCCAGCATCAATTTTGGCAGGCTGTTAAGCAAGGTGCTGACCAAGCTGCAAAAGAGTTTGATGTTCGAGTCACATTCGAAGGGCCAGATACAGAAGCGCAGGTGGATCGTCAGATCGACATGTTAGCGGCTGCATTAGCCAATAAACCGGATGCCATTGGCTTTGCGGCGCTAGACAGCCAAGCCGCTATTCCTTTATTGCGTAAAGCACACAAAGCAGGCATCCCTATTGTCGCTTTTGACAGTGGTGTTGCTAGTGATATTCCACTCACAACAGCCACTACGGATAACGTCGCCGCCTCTGCTTTAGCCGCAGATAAAATGGCTGAACTTATTGGTAAGAAAGGCCAAGTTGCTGTAGTAGCTCATAGCCAAACGGGTACCACTGGTATTGATCGACGCGATGGTTTTCTTAATCGCATGAAACAAGCCTATCCGAATATAGAGGTTGTGACCGTTCAATACGGTGATGGTGATCAACTGAAATCTACCGAAGTGGCTCGTGCCATCTTAACGTCGCACCCAAAATTAGTGGGTATGTTTGGTACCAATGAAGGTTCAGCAATTGGTGTGGTTAATGCGGTACGTGAATCCAAAGTGAAAGATCTAGTGGTGATTGGTTTTGATTCTGGTCAAGCGCAAATTGATGCGATTCGTAACGGTTTGATGGCAGGCGCCATTACTCAGAATCCTGTAGGGATTGGTTATGAAACGGTTAAAGCAGCGGTAATGGCGATTAAAGGTCAATCATTACCAAAAGTAATCGATACAGGCTTTTACTATTACACAGCTAAAAATATAGACGATCCAAAAATAGCCGCTGTTCTTTATAAATAACGTTTTCATACCATGGGGGTATTCAATCGCCATGGTATTTTTTTATCGGTAGGAGTGAATAATGAAATTAGTACGTTTTGGACCAGCAGGAAAAGAAAAGCCTGGTGTTATTGATGAAAAAGGCCAAGTTCGAGACTTATCATCGGTTATTCCAGACCTTTCAGATGAGCACTTGAGCGCAAAAACAATGGCGAAATTACATTCATTGGATGTGAGTAGCTTGCCGATTGTAGATGGCATTCCTCAAGAAACGCTACGTCTGGGAGCCTGTGTTACCAAAGTTGGTAAGTTTATCTGCATTGGTTTGAACTATGCCGATCACGCGGCAGAATCTGGTATGCCTGTACCGGCAGAACCCGTTATTTTCAGTAAATGGACATCGGCGATTGTTGGGCCTAATGATGATGTGAAAATTCCAAAAGGTTCAGAAAAAACCGATTGGGAAGTTGAATTAGGTGTGGTTATTGGTGAAGGCGGAAGTGACATTGCTGAAACCGATGCGATGAAACACGTGGCTGGGTTTTGTGTCATTAACGATGTATCGGAACGCGCTTTTCAACTTGAAGGCACAGGGACATGGGATAAAGGCAAAGGCTGCGATACGTTTGGCCCAACAGGTCCTTGGTTAGTCACACCTGACGAAGTGGGTGATTTTAATGACTTGGGTATTTGGTTGGAAGTCGACGGGAAACGTTATCAAAATGGTTCAACGTCTACCATGGTGTTTACCGTTCCTTTCCTGATTGCTTATTGCAGTCGCTACATGAGCTTGCAACCAGGTGACATTATTTCAACCGGTACGCCTCCTGGTGTTGGATTAGGCTTTAAGCCACCCATTTATTTAAAAGGTGGCGAAGAAATGAAACTCGGCATAGATAAGCTAGGTGTGCAATGTCAAAAGGTCGTTAAGGCTTGATTCAATAACGAGCCATATTTATATCTGAATTTAGGTGTGATTAACCCAACTTTTTTTGAACGTTTGTACTTAAGAAGTTGTGACTCAGAGAGTGGACAATGAAAACAAGAATAATAGACAGCAGTGGTTCTAGAATAACGGAACTTGGTTTTGGTAGTGCCGGAGCAGGCAATTTATTTCGTCCTGTACCTTATGAAGACATTACTAAAGCCATCAATAAAGCTCACTCTCTTGGTATTCAGTATTTCGATACCGCTCCTCACTATGGTGCTGGCCTTGCTGAACGTCGGTTAGGCGTCGCCTTACATGATCTACCACGCGCGTATATATTTTTATCAACGAAAGTAGGGCGAGTGTTACACGCCGACAAAAACAGCGTAAAAAAGGACGCTGACTGCTATGTGCAAGCCAGTCCTTTTGACCGTGAATACGATTACACTTATGACGGCATCATGCGTTCATTTGAAGATTCGTTACAACGTTTAGGTGTGAGCCAAATAGACATGCTTTTGATGCATGATATTGGCGAGTTAACCCACAAAGAAAAGAACCGAGTTTACTTTCAGCAAGCGGTTGAAGGTGGTTTCAAAGCCATGACAGAGCTACGTGAACAAGGTGTAGTACGCAATATTGGTTTAGGTGTGAACGAGTGGAAAATATGCGACCAAGCGATGGAACACGCGCAGTTTGACTGCTTTATGGTGGCGAATTGCTTCACCCTATTAAACAACGATATTACGCAGACGTTCACCGATAAGTGCCGTAAGAATCAGGTATCTCTCATTGCGGCAGCCCCTTTTAACTCCGGTATTCTAGCAAAAGGCTCTAAAGGGTTAGGGCATTATTTTTATGGTGAAGCGCCACAAGATATTGTGGAAAAAGTGATTGCTATAGAAAGTGTTTGTGAAGAATTTGACGTATCACTTCAAGCCGCCGCCATCCAATATGCACTGCGTTATGATTGCGTTAAGTCCATTCTAATAGGCATGACAAATGACGTTCGTGTCGCACAAAATGTAGCTTGGTACGAAGAAGATATACCGGAAGCGTTTTGGCAAGCGTTGGCTCCTGTTATCTACTCAAAATAGCGTCCTCAATCCTGTTGTAGGACGCTTTATGGACCTTATCTACTCATAGTCGTTTCTTTTGATTCACCTTTAGAGAGAAACGACGTCATGAAACAATTTACTTATTTCATCTTATTATTCGCTTGCTGGGCTTCGAATGCTTCGGCTTATTCTGTGGGTTTTGACCAAACTATCTTATACACCGACAGCGACCGACCGTTAAAAACCAGCATTTGGTACCCGTCTCAAACCTCGTTTCCAACAGAGCGAGTGGCGGATAATCCTGCTTTTTTAGGAACCGATGTGGTGCGAATCGGTACACCGTTAGCGGGAACGTTTCCACTGGTGGTTATTTCTCATGGTTATCGAGGTAACTGGCGCAATCAAAACTGGTTGGCCACTCGATTGGCTCAAGATGGCTATATTGTCGCGTCGCTGGATCACCCCGGTACGACGAGCTTTGATCATACTCCTGCCATTGCCGCTCAATGGTGGCAACGACCAATGGATATAACTCGCCTCATCGATTGGTTGTTAAAAGAGTCGAACATGGCGCCACTGATTAATGAAACGAACATTACTGGTGTTGGTCATTCATTGGGCGGTTGGACTGTAATGGCATTGGCGGGTGCAGAGTTTGACCGAGACCAGTTAAAGCAAGAATGCATTCTCAAAAACAATCCTCGTGTGTGTGGTTTGATGCCAGAGTTGGGTTTGGATCAAGAACAGAAAGGCGAGCCAACAAGCAGTGTAAAAGATGAGCGAATCAAACGCGTTGTATCATTGGACTTGGGTTTGGCGCGTAGCTTTTCTCGACAGAGTTTGCAAAACCTGACCACGCCAACGTTAATCCTCGCAGCGGGAGTGGACATTGGTGATTTACCTCAAGCCGAAGAATCCGGTTTTCTTGCTCAATACATTCCTCAGGAAAAACGAGATTACATAATTTATTCAGACGCTGCGCATTTCAGCTTTATGCAACTTTGTAAACCGGGTGCGATCGCGATGATCGAAGAGGAAGAGCCTGGCGATGGCGTTGTTTGCCAAGACGGCGACGGTCGTTCGCGGGAAGCGCTGCATCAGGCCATGTACCAAGACATCACACGATTTATCCAAACGCCTTAACGTCATCGTTGGCATAGCGTGCTTTATGCATTAGAGCGTCGAAATGCGCTCGGGGTTTGTTGTGTGACTCGGTTGAATTCACGGTTGAAGTTGGACTTAGTCTGAAACCCTGAATCTAGGTAGATTTGCGTGATGTTCTTATCGCTGCTGGTCAGCAGTGTTTTCGCTCGTTCAATGCGGTATTCATTCACCACTTGCGAGACATTTCTCCCATAGACTTGGTTAATGGCGGCGGATATCTGACGAGCCGGAATGCAGGCTTTTCGAGCGAGTCTGTCTAAGGTCAAATCTGGATCAAGAAAAACTTCTTTCGTCGTCAGCAATACGTCTATTTTATGGACGATGTCTTTCACTTCATCGTCCGTAAGCTGGTGGTTAGGCTTGTCTTTTGGTGCGGTGACAAAAGATTCATTGCCATCTTGATAGGACGTTTCATTAATACTTGGCGCAATGCTCGAGCTGATCATAATCACCGCGATGGCGAGCACGGGTAACAGCACGGCATGACCAATGGCTAGGATAATCAGCACGTGTTCGCCAGAAAAAAGTGAAAAATCGACCGCTAATGCACCATCAATCATCGCAGACATTAATAGCATGGCACCCGCGAGCCGTTCCGCTTTGAGTGCTTTGTCTATATCTGATAAGCGGACTTGCTCGGGGATGCGTGAGGCTTTGAACGACGCATGAATCAGCGCGCTACCGTAACCCACATATAGCAGCGTCAAGACAGGGTCTAGAGGTGGTCGCCAGAAGGGATAAGTAAAAGAGCATAAAATGACAAAAATAGGTGGCAATAAATGCCAAAAACGAAACGCATGGCGTTTGTGAGCACTTGAAAAACAGTACCAAGCCGTCGCAGGAATACAGGCTGCCAAGATAGGTTGCAGTAAACGAAATAACGAGTAATCAAACGTCCAGCGTAGTCCTACTACCGTTGTTGTTAGTGCACACAAAGCGACAAAAGCAAACGCTGACTGAGTGTTTTCTTCACGACGAATAAACAACAAAGCCGCCAATATAGACAACAGTAGGGCAACCACAAAAGGCAATGGAATGGCGATCATTTTGGCTCAGCTTAGATTATTAATGTTTGTTTCTACAGATCATCCTAGTCGACATTATGTCCTAGAAAGCCATCAAGGACGTCCTCGAACCTGATTGAGGACGCAAGTTTCTTGGTGGAAACGTACTTTTAAGTCTTCAAATATCTCTTATTAGGAGAAAAGTATGAACTGGTATTTTGACGGGTGGAAGCGATATGCGCAATTTTCAGGAACCGCCTCACGGGAAGCGTTTTGGGTGTTTTCCTTGGTGAATGTTTTGATCTCAATGCTGTTTGTCGTGTTGGAGGTGTTTTTTCAAGCGACATGGAAAATGGATGCGCTTTATAGTCTGCTGGTTTTTTTGCCGATGCTGTCTTTAACTGTTCGCAGATTGCACGATACCAACCGCTCTGCTTGGTGGTTGTGGGTAGTCTTGGTTCCTGCAATCGGTATGGTGATTCTGCTTATTATATTGGCATTACCGAGCGACAGTGGAGATCAAACATTCGATTATCCACAAGTTGGCGGAACATCATGAAAATCATCAATAAGATAAAGGCTGTTAATAACTACCCCCACTTATCCACCAAGTTATGCTCATTTTGGCTATTTTTGTCGCTCTTTTCTGCTGAAACAATGGCTTTAGACATAAGCGCTCCTTCTGAAATCAAAGCCGTGGTGTATATCGCGTCACCAAAAGTCGGAACACTATTGCAACTGCGTGGCATCGCTGGAAAAGGCGTGCTTGTTTTTAGAGAGGAGTCTGTTAGACGAGCAATCGTCCAGCAGCAAGGCAATACACATTGTATTTCTGCACCGATTCGGTTTGCTGCGGGTGACTTTGGCGGCTCGGCCATTGGCATTCAGTCAATCAACAGCATTCGGTTATTGATTTACTCCGACAAAGTAGCGAACAAACTCATCGCAGGGGAAGAAATCGTGAGTGAAGACTACGATATTACCGATCAAAGCGACGCCAGATTGGGTGATATTAAAATCGAATCTGGTTTAACGCTGAGCTACGGTTTTGTACTCAACCCTGGCGAATGGTCTTGGTCGTCGGTATTTGGGCTGGATCAAAAAAATGTGGATTGTGAGCCGTCGTTTATGTCACCGTGGTGATGCAATTACGGCCATTTTCCTTTGAACGGTAGAGCGCTTCATCAGCACGAGTCATCAGCTGGTTTTCCGCTATTCATTTTTTTCTTATTGCCTCATTGATACGCACTGTCATCACATTCCCTATGAACTGGGTTATGCTAATCGAAGCATCTTTTTATTAGGATACATGACAGGAAGAACTATGTTTTCACACATCTATTACGGCGTTAGTAACTTTGAACTCGCTTATAATTTTTATAGCAAGCTAATGGCTTGCTTAGACATCCAAGAGCGATTTTATGACCGAGACAAACCGTGGGCGGGTTGGAACAGCGATAGCGCCGATGGTCGCCCTTTATTCGTTATCAGCAAACCATTCAATGGCCAACTGCATCACGCGGGCAACGGCCAAATGATCGCTTTCACCGCAAAAAATCGAGCCACCGTCAACGCCGCTTATGATTTAGCCATAGCAAACGGCGCGACCTGCGAAGGCCAACCGGGGCTGCGCAATGAATATCACCAAAGTTATTACGGGACGTATTTCAGAGATGTCGACGGCAATAAGGTTTGTGTTGTGTGTCATGAGGTTGAGTGATGAAAATGATGTTCAATAAGCTCAAAAAACAAGCCAAAGAGATGAAGCGCCATACATTGACGGTGTATTTTTCCATCCAAAATCCTGACATGCCGTGGTTCGCAAAACTGCTGGCCATGCTGGTAGTGGCTTATGCACTTAGCCCGATTGACTTGATTCCTGACTTTATTCCCGTTATCGGTTACTTGGATGATTTAATCATTGTTCCGATTGGGTTGGCACTGGTTATACGACTCACACCACAACATGTGATCCGCGCCGCAAAGTTGAAAGCAGAGAGCGCCGCCGAAAAACCAGTGAACTACTACACTGCCGCTGTATTTATCCTCATCTGGCTGCTTTTGTTCGGTTACGCCATACACTATGGTTACCAATTTCTTAACTAGTAAATACCTAGCACTGTCTCGGCAAAAGCCATAATCTAAGTTGGCAGCTCAACGATAATCAATTACCGTAGAGCAAAATATCCCCGAATTGAGGTTTATACGTGGCGACAAAGCAGGATGTGCTATCCCTGATCGAGAAGACTTATCCAACGCTCTCTCCTTCGGCGCGATCAATAGCGAATTATTTACAACAAAACCCCTTGGCGATTGTGAGTCAAACGTCGGCCGAAATTGCGGACAACACCAATACGTCAAAAGCCACCGTGAGTCGTTTTTTTCGCCAGCTTGGTTATGATTCGCAACAAGGTGCCAAACAAGCTCAATTAGCATTGCGCGAAAGCGGCGTTCCTATTTTCACCCAAGGTTCGTCTTTGGATCAAACTGCGCAGGAGCTAAAAAACCTATCGCTTACCTTTGAAGGCTTGCGACCAGAGACCCTTAACGAGATCAGTGAGCGCCTAGCCAAAGCAAGCCGAGTGACCTTGATAGGTTTTCGTAATGCTTATCCGTTGGCGTTGCATTTTCGTCAGCAGTTGCAACAAGTGCGTCATTCCGTTCGCTTGTTACCGCAACCGGGTCAAACCTTGGGGGAAGACCTACACGACATTCTCGACGATGAAGTGATTGTCTTGCTGGGCTTTAGGCGTCGAACACGTCAGTTCAAGCAAATCGTTGAAGCTTTGCAAGGTCGAACTACAGTCTTGATCACAGACCCAACGGGTCAGGTGTATAACCAACAAGTGTCCCATGTGCTGCTTTGCCACCTCGGAAATGAAAGCCCATTCGACAGCTATGCCGCACCGATGAGCCTAATTTCTATGTTGTGTAATCGAGTATTCGGTTTTCTGGGCGATGCGGCCAGTCGCCAGACGCAGGCGATTTCGTCATTGTATGAAGATTTAGATGAATTAGAGCCTTAGTTTTACAGAAAATAATCTTAGTAATCGAAAGAAAATTCACCTACATTTAGAGTAGAAAATATTGATTGCATAATAAGGAATATAATTCTATGGATATAAGAAATTATCAAAGTGAGAAGCCTGCTGACTCTGATCAATTTAGTGGGCAAGGGCATATGAAGGTGGCTGAAGCGATATCTAATATTTTAATTTTTGATAGCAGTCAATATATTATAGGTGTTGAAGGTGATTTAGGTGCAGGTAAAAGTTCGGTTATTAAGATTTTGGAGAAAAAAATTATAGAATCAGGTTTTCATGTTGTTACATTTGATACTGACCAGTATCAGAAAACATTAAAAACTGCTTTAATAAAAATAATTGAGTCAAAAATAAGAGGTCTTTTAGATAAAAAAGATAAAGTTGGCCTTTCTAGACTGAAAAAAGCAGTAG
This genomic stretch from Marinomonas primoryensis harbors:
- a CDS encoding VOC family protein translates to MFSHIYYGVSNFELAYNFYSKLMACLDIQERFYDRDKPWAGWNSDSADGRPLFVISKPFNGQLHHAGNGQMIAFTAKNRATVNAAYDLAIANGATCEGQPGLRNEYHQSYYGTYFRDVDGNKVCVVCHEVE
- a CDS encoding YkvA family protein encodes the protein MKMMFNKLKKQAKEMKRHTLTVYFSIQNPDMPWFAKLLAMLVVAYALSPIDLIPDFIPVIGYLDDLIIVPIGLALVIRLTPQHVIRAAKLKAESAAEKPVNYYTAAVFILIWLLLFGYAIHYGYQFLN
- a CDS encoding MurR/RpiR family transcriptional regulator produces the protein MATKQDVLSLIEKTYPTLSPSARSIANYLQQNPLAIVSQTSAEIADNTNTSKATVSRFFRQLGYDSQQGAKQAQLALRESGVPIFTQGSSLDQTAQELKNLSLTFEGLRPETLNEISERLAKASRVTLIGFRNAYPLALHFRQQLQQVRHSVRLLPQPGQTLGEDLHDILDDEVIVLLGFRRRTRQFKQIVEALQGRTTVLITDPTGQVYNQQVSHVLLCHLGNESPFDSYAAPMSLISMLCNRVFGFLGDAASRQTQAISSLYEDLDELEP